In one Aromatoleum aromaticum EbN1 genomic region, the following are encoded:
- a CDS encoding M61 family metallopeptidase: protein MTGLPPIRYTIAPIRPASHLFEVTCTVSDPAPGGQVFRLPAWIPGSYMIREFARNIVTLRAECEGRAVAVDKLDKHTWRAAHVAPGRALTLVYDVYAWDLSVRAAHLDPTHGFFNGTSVFLAVEGHADRRCLVEILPPPATTFRGWKVATTLPRAVGEIGVAMPMGFGCYRADSYDELVDHPVEMGTFTHEVFEAAGVPHEIALTGRHDCDTRRLCADLARICAWQIELFGLPAPVDRYLFLTMLVGDGYGGLEHRASTALLASRNDLPYVGMSGLPDGYKAFLGLCSHEYFHTWNVKRIRPAAFTPYDLQSENYTRLLWAFEGFTSYYDDLALVRSGVIPIEDYLGLLGKTVSNVLRGSGRLKQSVAESSFDAWIKYYRQDENAPNAIVSYYAKGALIALALDLQLRAASAGSASLDDVMRLLWQRHGRTGVGVEEDGLFALVEEVGERGGKGAGRRLARWLAKVVHGTDDLPLARLLKPFGVACQVEAASKGPTLGAKLAPNSGEAKLASVYDDGPAQAAGLSAGDVLVAMDGLKVTGSSLEAQLARRKAGDRVEIHAFRRDELMSFDVELTAPPADTIKLTLAARPVAVVLALRKGWLGG, encoded by the coding sequence ATGACCGGTCTGCCGCCCATCCGTTACACCATCGCGCCGATCCGGCCTGCCTCGCATCTGTTCGAAGTCACGTGCACGGTCAGCGATCCGGCCCCCGGCGGGCAGGTGTTCCGCCTGCCGGCGTGGATTCCGGGCAGCTACATGATCCGGGAATTTGCCCGCAACATTGTCACGTTGCGGGCCGAATGCGAGGGCAGGGCGGTTGCGGTCGACAAGCTCGACAAACACACCTGGCGCGCAGCGCACGTTGCGCCCGGTCGTGCGCTGACGCTGGTGTACGACGTCTATGCGTGGGATCTGTCGGTGCGGGCCGCGCACCTCGACCCGACCCACGGATTCTTCAATGGCACGAGCGTGTTCCTCGCCGTCGAAGGGCATGCTGACCGGCGCTGCCTCGTCGAGATCCTTCCGCCGCCCGCCACAACTTTCCGAGGCTGGAAAGTGGCGACGACGCTGCCGCGGGCGGTCGGCGAGATCGGTGTCGCGATGCCGATGGGGTTCGGATGCTACCGTGCCGACAGCTACGACGAACTCGTCGATCATCCGGTCGAGATGGGAACCTTCACCCACGAGGTGTTCGAGGCGGCAGGGGTGCCGCACGAGATCGCGCTCACCGGCCGCCACGACTGCGACACCCGACGTCTGTGCGCGGACCTCGCGCGCATCTGCGCCTGGCAGATCGAGCTCTTCGGCCTGCCGGCGCCGGTCGATCGCTACCTGTTCCTGACGATGCTCGTCGGCGACGGCTACGGCGGTCTCGAACACCGCGCCTCGACCGCGTTGCTGGCGAGCCGCAACGACCTGCCATACGTCGGCATGAGCGGTCTGCCCGACGGCTACAAGGCTTTTCTCGGGCTATGCAGCCACGAGTATTTCCACACCTGGAACGTGAAGCGGATCAGGCCTGCCGCCTTCACGCCGTATGACCTGCAGAGCGAGAACTACACGCGCCTGCTGTGGGCTTTCGAAGGCTTCACGTCGTATTACGACGACCTCGCGCTCGTCCGTTCGGGCGTGATCCCGATCGAGGACTATCTCGGCCTGCTGGGCAAGACAGTCTCGAACGTGCTGCGCGGCAGTGGCCGGCTCAAGCAGAGCGTCGCCGAGTCGTCGTTCGATGCGTGGATCAAGTACTACCGGCAGGACGAGAACGCCCCGAACGCGATCGTCAGCTATTACGCCAAAGGCGCTTTGATCGCGCTGGCGCTGGACCTGCAGCTGCGAGCCGCGAGCGCCGGCAGCGCGAGCCTCGACGACGTGATGCGCCTGCTGTGGCAGCGACACGGACGGACAGGCGTCGGGGTCGAGGAGGACGGGCTGTTCGCGCTCGTCGAGGAAGTCGGCGAACGCGGCGGGAAAGGTGCAGGGCGGCGACTCGCACGCTGGCTCGCGAAAGTCGTCCACGGCACTGACGACCTGCCGCTCGCCCGCCTGCTGAAGCCTTTCGGTGTCGCGTGCCAGGTCGAAGCGGCATCGAAAGGCCCGACGCTTGGCGCGAAGCTCGCCCCGAATTCGGGCGAGGCGAAGCTCGCCAGCGTCTACGACGACGGGCCGGCGCAGGCGGCAGGACTGTCGGCCGGCGACGTGCTCGTCGCGATGGATGGTTTGAAAGTGACGGGAAGCTCACTCGAAGCGCAGCTGGCGCGACGCAAGGCGGGCGACCGTGTCGAGATCCACGC